In Myxococcales bacterium, the following proteins share a genomic window:
- a CDS encoding class I SAM-dependent methyltransferase: MSYIPALRFNWLTRFYDPLIRATLKEDRFRGLLLEQAAVQPTYKVLDVGCGTGTLALMIKQRVPSAEVFGVDGDPGVLKIAEEKFRVAGVSVNVYQGRASEAPFQAQFFDRVVSTLVFHHLSTDEKLKTLQQVKKWLKPQGELHIADWGKAQNPLMRAAFLPVQMLDGFKTTSDNVKGKLPELMRAAGFVEVIETHHEMTVFGTLSLYRGTNAPLS, from the coding sequence ATGAGTTACATTCCAGCACTGCGTTTTAACTGGCTGACTCGTTTTTACGATCCGCTGATTCGCGCCACATTAAAAGAAGACCGTTTTCGCGGACTTCTTCTCGAGCAGGCAGCCGTTCAGCCAACCTACAAGGTTCTCGATGTTGGTTGCGGTACCGGAACGTTAGCACTTATGATCAAACAGCGAGTGCCTTCGGCCGAGGTGTTTGGTGTCGACGGCGACCCAGGTGTGCTCAAGATCGCAGAGGAAAAGTTTCGTGTTGCCGGCGTTTCTGTCAATGTCTATCAAGGCCGCGCTTCGGAAGCGCCATTTCAGGCACAGTTTTTCGATCGCGTGGTTTCAACGCTCGTGTTTCATCACCTCAGCACTGACGAGAAGTTAAAAACGTTACAGCAGGTTAAGAAGTGGCTGAAGCCTCAAGGCGAGCTGCACATTGCCGACTGGGGCAAGGCCCAAAATCCGCTGATGCGGGCGGCATTCCTTCCTGTTCAAATGCTGGACGGGTTCAAAACCACGTCCGACAACGTCAAAGGTAAGCTTCCGGAACTCATGCGTGCAGCAGGTTTCGTCGAAGTAATCGAGACCCATCATGAAATGACTGTCTTTGGCACGCTGAGCCTTTATCGGGGAACAAATGCACCATTGTCGTAG
- a CDS encoding efflux RND transporter periplasmic adaptor subunit gives METPQVAPRRKRFGWIAVILAVALGAGIYGVAVQVASKSSSPEMSSKKHKFHCPMHPNIVMDYAGNCPICGMKLVPMDDPGTDASPLNRSPEMISGTSQVPDMATVDIDPAKQQLIGLTTAEVTQRTIGGVLRTVGRVAVDETRVRHVNMKNGGFVEKIFVDFVGKRVRKGDPLFTLFSPELLAAQEEYLLAKRTQDSMKETPGANEPTLLAAAKRRLALWDVSEKEMRRLDETGTPAKTITFYSPASGVITKKDVVDGMKLEAGAMPYEIVDLSNVWVLADIYETELRFVKNGTSAALTIRAFPGRTFTGNVVFVDPFLSPQSRTVKVRLNFPNPDGDLRPEMFGEVVLQLGGKEALTVPVDAVIDSGTAKVVFVSLGDGKFAPREIETGQNDGSFVEVIKGLKIGERVVTRANFLLDSESRLRSSLNEAGGGQKQSARVLPPSGTDTPPKTDEPTPAPEHEGHGR, from the coding sequence ATGGAGACCCCGCAAGTTGCACCTCGTAGGAAACGTTTTGGCTGGATAGCCGTCATTCTTGCCGTGGCTTTGGGAGCTGGTATTTATGGCGTTGCTGTTCAAGTTGCGTCGAAATCATCGTCGCCAGAAATGAGTAGCAAAAAGCATAAGTTCCACTGCCCGATGCACCCAAACATCGTCATGGACTACGCCGGCAATTGCCCCATTTGCGGCATGAAGCTTGTTCCCATGGATGATCCAGGAACTGACGCTTCGCCACTAAACCGCTCTCCTGAAATGATTTCTGGCACAAGTCAGGTTCCAGACATGGCAACCGTGGACATCGATCCAGCGAAGCAGCAGTTGATTGGCCTCACCACGGCGGAAGTGACCCAACGAACGATTGGCGGCGTACTGCGAACCGTAGGTCGTGTTGCCGTCGATGAAACACGCGTTCGTCACGTCAACATGAAGAATGGTGGATTTGTCGAAAAAATATTTGTCGACTTTGTCGGAAAGCGCGTACGAAAAGGCGACCCACTTTTCACGCTGTTTAGCCCCGAGCTCCTTGCAGCGCAGGAGGAATACCTGCTGGCCAAGCGCACGCAGGACTCGATGAAAGAAACGCCGGGCGCAAACGAGCCAACGCTGCTCGCCGCCGCAAAAAGACGTCTTGCGCTGTGGGACGTCTCAGAAAAGGAGATGCGTCGACTCGACGAAACGGGAACGCCTGCGAAGACGATTACCTTTTACTCCCCAGCGTCCGGCGTTATTACCAAGAAAGACGTTGTCGACGGCATGAAACTTGAGGCTGGAGCGATGCCTTATGAGATCGTCGACTTGTCCAACGTTTGGGTCTTGGCCGACATCTATGAAACCGAGCTGAGGTTTGTCAAAAATGGGACATCCGCCGCGCTCACCATCAGGGCGTTCCCTGGCCGCACCTTTACGGGGAACGTTGTATTCGTAGACCCTTTTCTCAGTCCGCAAAGCCGCACTGTCAAAGTTCGTCTCAACTTTCCCAACCCCGATGGCGATTTGCGGCCCGAGATGTTCGGTGAAGTGGTGCTTCAGCTCGGAGGCAAAGAAGCCCTTACCGTTCCCGTTGACGCCGTAATCGATTCCGGCACCGCCAAGGTCGTATTTGTTTCGCTAGGCGATGGAAAGTTTGCTCCACGCGAGATTGAGACTGGGCAAAATGACGGCAGCTTCGTAGAAGTCATCAAGGGACTGAAGATCGGAGAACGCGTGGTGACGCGCGCTAACTTTTTGCTGGATTCAGAGTCGCGGCTTCGATCATCGCTCAATGAAGCGGGAGGTGGCCAGAAACAAAGTGCCCGTGTCCTTCCGCCCAGTGGCACGGATACCCCGCCGAAAACAGACGAGCCGACGCCTGCCCCAGAGCATGAAGGGCACGGCAGATGA
- a CDS encoding sigma-70 family RNA polymerase sigma factor: MSAGNQELDDLMAQLASGDRTSFGRVFELLWGPVLKFCEGVLKNNADAADAAQEAMCKILDRAPDYDKARPAMPWALAIAGWECRTILRKHTRRRESAEAVDVIASDNPQAQLIATTLTAAATTALGTLSASDQEVLIATYWDEAASVSGATLRKRRERALDRLRKSFRRLYGLD, encoded by the coding sequence ATGTCAGCTGGCAACCAAGAACTGGATGATCTGATGGCGCAACTTGCGTCTGGAGATCGCACGTCTTTTGGGCGCGTATTCGAGCTCCTCTGGGGACCTGTTTTGAAGTTTTGCGAAGGAGTACTTAAGAACAATGCTGACGCGGCAGATGCCGCCCAAGAGGCCATGTGCAAAATTCTTGACCGCGCCCCCGACTACGACAAAGCCCGCCCGGCCATGCCATGGGCACTCGCCATTGCTGGCTGGGAATGTCGAACTATTTTACGCAAACATACCCGACGTCGAGAAAGCGCTGAAGCTGTTGACGTCATTGCCAGCGATAATCCGCAAGCGCAATTGATTGCCACCACGTTGACGGCGGCGGCGACCACCGCACTGGGTACGCTGTCAGCCTCTGACCAAGAAGTGCTCATCGCAACCTACTGGGACGAGGCTGCTTCTGTGTCAGGGGCGACGTTGCGCAAACGGCGTGAGCGGGCGCTCGATCGACTGCGAAAATCATTCAGGAGGCTTTATGGGCTCGATTGA
- a CDS encoding heavy metal translocating P-type ATPase, translating to MDCASEEAEIRRAIDTVPGVRGLSFQLSARTMGIDADAATIEMTLAAMRKAGFKPQPVVEQPETSNASAQPNASISNIGKLVTALCLAIGAEAIGYFAPDDMAWKAAGFGVAASAIWFAGFDVYKKGWAALVRGRLNISALMTVAVTGAFIIGQWPEGAMVMALYAIAEAIEARAVDRARNSIKTLLAMAPEEASVKDAAGQWRAVPVANVAVGTIVRIRPGERVPMDGKIIVGTTSINQAPVTGESLPVEKKEGDMVFAGTINENGAIEVEVTALASNSTLARIIHAVEEAQGRRAPTQGFVDKFAQIYTPSVFAIAVFIALTGPWLLEWTWLQAIYKALVLLVIACPCALVISTPVTIVSGLATAARRGILIKGGIHLENTRKLKVIALDKTGTITEGKPKLVHWEALEVNSMDAARVKVVAASLSGQSDHPVSRAIAGGLVAETSTVSEFKALAGRGVQAKIDGVNYVLGNHRLIEERGQCSTALEAELKKHESQGRTVTLLASSAQALGFFAVADTIKDSSREAVASLRTLGVMPVMLTGDNQLTATAIASVANISEARGNLLPQDKLDAIKSFQKRHGMTAMVGDGINDAPALAQADLGIAMGGAGTDTAMEAADIVIMNDDLRRIPEVIRLSQRTHAILWQNISLALGIKFVFLVLAVFGSASMWMAVFADMGASLLVVANGLRLLRVVV from the coding sequence ATGGATTGCGCTAGCGAGGAGGCTGAGATTCGTCGCGCGATAGACACCGTGCCTGGCGTTCGCGGGCTCTCGTTTCAGCTGTCTGCACGAACAATGGGCATCGACGCTGATGCGGCGACCATCGAGATGACGCTTGCGGCCATGAGGAAGGCAGGATTCAAGCCGCAGCCGGTTGTGGAACAGCCAGAGACATCGAACGCCTCAGCGCAACCAAATGCTAGTATTTCTAACATCGGCAAACTGGTGACTGCGCTTTGCCTTGCCATAGGAGCTGAGGCCATCGGCTATTTCGCACCAGATGACATGGCTTGGAAGGCTGCAGGTTTCGGAGTAGCGGCATCGGCTATTTGGTTTGCTGGTTTTGATGTTTACAAAAAAGGTTGGGCTGCACTTGTGCGCGGTCGCCTCAACATCAGCGCGCTCATGACCGTGGCGGTGACTGGCGCATTCATCATTGGCCAATGGCCAGAAGGCGCCATGGTGATGGCGCTGTATGCGATTGCAGAAGCCATCGAGGCACGAGCGGTCGATAGAGCCCGAAACTCAATCAAAACCCTGCTGGCGATGGCGCCAGAAGAAGCATCGGTGAAAGATGCAGCCGGTCAATGGCGTGCCGTGCCCGTCGCCAATGTTGCCGTTGGAACGATTGTGCGTATTCGCCCAGGTGAGCGCGTGCCTATGGATGGGAAAATTATCGTAGGCACGACAAGCATCAACCAAGCACCCGTGACTGGCGAAAGCCTTCCGGTTGAAAAAAAAGAGGGCGATATGGTGTTCGCTGGCACCATCAACGAAAACGGCGCTATAGAGGTAGAAGTTACAGCATTGGCTTCGAACTCAACTCTTGCCCGAATTATTCACGCCGTTGAAGAAGCACAGGGAAGGCGTGCTCCCACACAAGGGTTTGTCGATAAGTTCGCGCAGATTTACACGCCATCGGTATTTGCTATTGCAGTATTTATTGCACTAACGGGGCCGTGGCTGCTCGAGTGGACGTGGTTGCAGGCAATCTACAAAGCACTTGTGCTCTTAGTCATCGCCTGTCCCTGCGCATTGGTGATTTCCACGCCTGTGACTATAGTCAGTGGTCTCGCAACAGCCGCTAGGCGCGGCATTTTGATTAAGGGCGGTATTCATCTCGAGAACACACGCAAATTGAAAGTCATCGCACTCGATAAAACGGGCACGATCACCGAAGGAAAACCAAAATTAGTACATTGGGAAGCTTTGGAGGTCAACTCTATGGACGCTGCCCGGGTGAAGGTCGTTGCAGCGTCGTTGTCAGGGCAGTCAGATCATCCGGTTTCGAGAGCCATCGCCGGCGGTCTTGTAGCGGAAACGTCAACCGTCTCAGAATTCAAAGCACTTGCTGGTCGCGGTGTACAAGCGAAGATAGACGGCGTGAATTACGTCCTAGGAAACCACCGTTTGATTGAGGAGCGCGGGCAGTGTTCGACCGCGCTCGAAGCTGAGCTTAAAAAACACGAAAGCCAAGGTCGCACAGTTACGCTGCTTGCGTCGTCGGCTCAGGCGCTTGGGTTCTTTGCAGTTGCCGACACCATCAAAGATTCGTCACGCGAAGCCGTGGCCTCGCTTCGCACGCTCGGGGTTATGCCAGTCATGTTGACGGGAGACAATCAACTGACAGCGACTGCCATTGCTTCTGTTGCCAACATCAGCGAGGCACGAGGTAATTTATTGCCGCAAGACAAGCTCGACGCTATCAAGTCGTTCCAGAAACGTCACGGGATGACCGCGATGGTTGGAGACGGTATCAATGATGCTCCTGCTCTGGCGCAAGCAGATCTTGGCATTGCCATGGGTGGTGCTGGAACTGACACCGCAATGGAGGCAGCGGATATTGTTATTATGAATGATGACTTGCGTCGCATTCCAGAGGTAATACGGCTGTCGCAACGCACCCATGCCATTCTCTGGCAAAATATTTCCCTCGCTCTTGGCATCAAGTTTGTGTTTCTGGTGTTAGCTGTGTTTGGCAGCGCGTCAATGTGGATGGCCGTTTTCGCAGACATGGGTGCAAGTTTACTGGTGGTTGCCAATGGTCTAAGGTTATTGCGAGTCGTTGTTTGA
- a CDS encoding efflux RND transporter permease subunit, with amino-acid sequence MIRRIIQFSAENRFLVISATIIALAFSWWAMRTIPMDALPDLSDTQVIIYSKWDRSPDIIEDQVTYPITTALLGAPNVKAIRGFSDFGFSYVYVIFEDGTDVYWARTRVLESLSKITSQLPAGVKTELGPDASSVGWVFQYALVDKTGKHATDELRSYQDWFLRYAVQSVPGVSEVATVGGHVRQYQVTVNPNALAAYRMPLDTVINAIRTGNNDVGGRLVEMSGREYMVRGRGYVKNIGDIEQIVLRSEGGTPVLVKDVAQVALGPEMRRGVADLNGLGDAVGGIVVMRQGENALNVISRVKKKLEELKPSLPAGVEIVTTYDRSVLIESAIENVSHKLIEEIIIVSIIILVFLWHFPSSIVPIITIPISVALSFIPMKLMGFDANIMSLAGIAISIGILVDGAIIEVENAYNKIHHWIEGGKKGDFYKVRLEALMEVGPGVFFSLLVIAVAFLPVFTLIDQEGRLFKPLAFSKNLAMAIAAVLAITLDPALRMLFARIDPYTFRPRWLAKLATMVVVGKYRSEEKHPISRLLHWLYERPCRFVIRHPKTTIAVAFAAVATTIPIYLRLGSEFMPPLREGTILYMPSAVEPGMSVAEAQKALQLQDKILMTFPEVERVFGKAGRANTSTDPAPFTMMETTIVLKPESQWRTKTQWYSSWAPDFLQLMLRPFWRDRISQEELEEDMNRALQIPGISNAWTMPIKGRLDMLSTGIRTPVGIKIMGADLATIERIAKETEKAVSQVPGTRSAYAERVAGGFFLDFILKREQLARYGLSVDDANMMVMTAVGGDNQSITVEGRERYGINVRYARDYREDIQSLRRVLLSLPSGQGQIPMEEIADVKLVSGPAMIRNENGLLAGYVYVDFDTSRFDIGTFVERAKKAVAAHVKTPPGYAMVWSGQFENMLRVRERLKIIIPLTLVLVFALLYMNTKSVFKTSLVMLAVPFSAVGAVWLLWLLDYNMSIAVWVGIIALMGLDAETGVFMLLFLDLSYDEYQQSGRLRTRGDLVEAIIHGAVKRVRPKAMTVMAAMLGLLPIMWSIGTGSDVMKRIAAPMVGGLATSFLMELLVYPAVYYLWRRRGLPEGPVSTSPHLEQPYHPGLMPAET; translated from the coding sequence ATGATACGGCGCATCATTCAATTTTCGGCCGAGAATCGCTTCCTCGTTATCTCCGCGACCATCATTGCGCTGGCATTTTCTTGGTGGGCCATGCGGACCATCCCCATGGACGCCTTGCCTGACCTTTCCGACACCCAAGTCATCATCTACTCAAAATGGGACAGAAGCCCGGACATCATCGAGGATCAGGTGACATACCCGATCACGACCGCATTACTCGGTGCACCCAACGTTAAGGCGATTCGTGGATTCTCCGACTTCGGATTCAGTTACGTCTACGTCATCTTCGAAGACGGAACCGACGTCTATTGGGCCCGCACGCGCGTCCTGGAGTCCTTATCAAAAATTACATCGCAGCTCCCGGCAGGCGTGAAGACTGAACTCGGGCCCGATGCTTCAAGTGTTGGCTGGGTGTTCCAGTACGCGCTCGTCGATAAAACCGGCAAACATGCCACCGACGAATTGCGATCTTATCAAGATTGGTTTCTGCGCTACGCCGTTCAAAGTGTTCCTGGCGTGTCTGAGGTGGCTACGGTTGGCGGTCACGTTCGTCAATATCAAGTCACCGTAAACCCCAATGCGCTCGCGGCCTACAGGATGCCGCTTGACACCGTCATCAATGCCATCCGCACAGGCAACAACGACGTCGGCGGTCGCCTCGTTGAAATGTCTGGGCGCGAATACATGGTGCGCGGTCGCGGGTATGTCAAAAATATTGGCGATATCGAACAAATCGTGCTGAGAAGTGAAGGAGGCACTCCCGTTCTGGTCAAGGACGTTGCGCAAGTAGCACTCGGGCCGGAGATGCGCCGAGGCGTGGCCGACCTGAATGGCCTTGGAGATGCGGTAGGGGGCATCGTTGTTATGCGCCAAGGTGAAAACGCCTTGAATGTCATCAGTCGCGTGAAGAAAAAGCTGGAGGAACTCAAGCCATCGTTGCCGGCGGGTGTCGAGATCGTGACAACCTACGATCGCTCGGTACTTATTGAGAGCGCTATCGAGAACGTATCGCACAAGCTAATTGAAGAGATAATTATTGTCTCCATCATCATTCTGGTTTTTCTATGGCACTTCCCGTCATCGATCGTCCCCATCATCACCATTCCCATTTCCGTGGCTCTCTCGTTTATCCCCATGAAGCTCATGGGGTTCGATGCCAATATCATGTCGCTCGCCGGCATCGCGATTTCCATCGGCATTCTCGTCGATGGCGCCATTATTGAAGTGGAGAACGCCTACAACAAAATCCACCACTGGATAGAGGGCGGCAAAAAAGGTGACTTTTATAAAGTCAGACTCGAAGCGCTGATGGAAGTGGGGCCCGGCGTATTTTTTTCGCTCTTGGTGATTGCCGTTGCATTTTTGCCGGTATTTACGCTCATCGACCAGGAAGGCCGTCTGTTTAAGCCGCTTGCATTTTCAAAAAATCTTGCAATGGCCATCGCTGCCGTGCTGGCGATTACGCTCGACCCTGCGCTGCGCATGCTTTTTGCGCGAATCGATCCTTACACATTTCGGCCACGCTGGCTCGCCAAGCTCGCAACGATGGTTGTGGTGGGCAAGTATCGCTCCGAAGAAAAGCATCCGATCAGCCGGTTGCTTCACTGGCTCTACGAGCGACCCTGCCGTTTCGTCATTCGCCACCCCAAGACGACCATCGCAGTTGCTTTTGCGGCGGTGGCGACCACCATTCCTATCTATTTGCGCCTGGGATCTGAATTCATGCCCCCCTTGCGCGAAGGAACCATTCTCTACATGCCGTCTGCCGTCGAACCTGGGATGTCCGTCGCCGAAGCCCAGAAGGCGTTGCAGCTCCAAGACAAGATTCTCATGACGTTCCCTGAAGTGGAGCGAGTGTTTGGGAAAGCAGGCCGTGCTAACACGTCAACCGACCCCGCCCCGTTTACCATGATGGAGACGACGATTGTTTTGAAGCCCGAATCGCAGTGGCGCACCAAGACACAGTGGTACTCGTCATGGGCTCCGGACTTCTTGCAGTTGATGCTTCGCCCATTCTGGCGAGACAGAATTTCCCAAGAGGAGCTCGAGGAAGACATGAACCGGGCCTTGCAAATCCCCGGTATTTCCAACGCGTGGACCATGCCGATCAAAGGGCGCCTAGACATGCTGTCGACGGGGATTCGCACGCCAGTTGGCATAAAAATCATGGGGGCTGATTTGGCAACCATTGAACGCATCGCCAAGGAAACAGAGAAGGCTGTGTCACAAGTGCCTGGAACGCGCAGTGCTTACGCAGAGCGTGTTGCAGGCGGCTTTTTTCTCGACTTTATTTTGAAGCGGGAGCAATTGGCTCGCTACGGACTCAGCGTGGACGATGCGAACATGATGGTAATGACAGCGGTTGGCGGTGACAATCAGAGCATCACCGTCGAGGGCAGAGAACGCTACGGCATCAATGTGCGCTACGCCAGAGACTACAGAGAAGACATTCAGTCGCTACGCAGAGTGCTGCTCTCTCTCCCCAGTGGCCAGGGACAAATACCAATGGAAGAAATTGCAGACGTCAAGCTGGTTTCTGGCCCAGCGATGATTCGCAACGAAAACGGGCTGCTTGCGGGTTACGTGTACGTTGATTTTGACACGTCAAGATTCGACATTGGAACATTCGTTGAGCGGGCAAAAAAAGCTGTCGCTGCACATGTGAAGACACCTCCAGGCTACGCCATGGTGTGGAGCGGGCAATTTGAGAACATGCTGCGCGTGAGAGAGCGACTGAAAATTATTATTCCGCTGACGTTGGTGCTGGTGTTTGCGCTTTTGTATATGAACACGAAGTCTGTGTTTAAGACGTCACTCGTCATGCTTGCCGTGCCGTTCTCTGCGGTTGGCGCCGTGTGGCTCTTATGGCTATTGGACTACAATATGTCAATTGCGGTCTGGGTGGGCATCATCGCCCTGATGGGCCTGGACGCAGAGACAGGTGTATTTATGCTCCTGTTTTTAGACCTGTCTTACGATGAGTATCAGCAGTCTGGTCGCCTCAGGACACGCGGCGACTTGGTCGAGGCGATCATTCATGGGGCAGTAAAACGGGTCCGCCCAAAAGCAATGACTGTCATGGCTGCCATGCTGGGCCTGTTGCCGATTATGTGGTCCATTGGCACCGGCTCAGACGTCATGAAACGCATTGCGGCCCCAATGGTGGGAGGGCTAGCGACTAGCTTCCTAATGGAACTGCTGGTCTATCCGGCGGTTTACTACCTATGGCGACGCCGTGGCCTACCAGAGGGACCGGTGTCAACGTCCCCCCATTTGGAACAGCCGTATCATCCCGGGCTTATGCCGGCGGAAACTTGA
- a CDS encoding efflux RND transporter periplasmic adaptor subunit: MIRFVHSLFIIFLCVACGKSADKPDEHADEKGGHKEEGHEEGHKEEGHKEEGHKESEGEGEDEHEGEIRVSAEALERAGIRVAVIERRALIGGLAIPAEIQFEPSSTAHVSPLVPGRITRVAVALGDRVKRRQLLGIVASSDVSTARAQLGQARARLTAAEATLKRQQQLSTEGIGAQRDVIAAESLVAELKAEVEGVRRQLSVFGSGSAGELALTSPIDGVVVAVNGTLGETATPDEPAFIVTDPTKVWVRGNVPELELSRLVAGSAVVVRLHAFPELSMAGTISYIAPALDESTRALPIRVTLTAPDARLRSGLFGSIELLGGSADERVLVVPADAVATIEGQTVVFVPADEPNTFRPQPVALGRRAGGLFELVSGLKEGDSLAVSGAFTLKSAASTGELSEGHAH, translated from the coding sequence ATGATTCGCTTCGTACACTCACTATTCATCATTTTCTTGTGTGTCGCGTGCGGTAAGTCGGCAGACAAACCGGACGAGCATGCTGACGAAAAAGGCGGCCACAAAGAGGAAGGCCATGAAGAAGGCCACAAAGAGGAAGGCCATAAGGAAGAAGGCCACAAAGAAAGTGAAGGCGAGGGGGAAGATGAGCACGAAGGGGAAATTCGCGTCTCCGCCGAGGCCCTTGAGCGCGCTGGCATCCGCGTGGCAGTGATCGAGCGCCGTGCGCTAATAGGCGGCTTGGCGATTCCAGCAGAAATTCAATTTGAGCCGAGCAGCACCGCGCATGTAAGTCCGCTGGTGCCAGGTCGCATTACGCGCGTTGCGGTGGCGCTTGGCGATCGCGTTAAGCGTCGTCAGCTCTTGGGCATCGTCGCCTCGAGCGATGTTTCGACCGCGCGCGCGCAGCTCGGCCAAGCGCGGGCACGGCTTACCGCGGCAGAGGCGACGCTGAAACGCCAACAACAACTATCCACTGAAGGCATCGGTGCGCAACGCGATGTGATTGCCGCTGAGTCGCTAGTCGCCGAGCTAAAAGCGGAAGTCGAAGGCGTGCGGCGACAGCTTTCTGTGTTTGGTTCCGGCAGTGCGGGAGAATTAGCGCTGACCTCGCCGATCGACGGTGTGGTCGTTGCCGTCAACGGTACCCTTGGCGAGACCGCAACGCCTGACGAACCTGCCTTTATCGTCACAGATCCAACCAAGGTTTGGGTGCGAGGCAATGTGCCCGAGCTTGAGTTGAGCCGGCTTGTCGCAGGATCTGCCGTGGTCGTGCGATTGCATGCATTTCCCGAGCTTTCCATGGCTGGCACGATTTCCTATATTGCGCCTGCGCTCGATGAATCGACGCGGGCATTGCCTATACGCGTTACGCTAACTGCGCCAGATGCGCGCTTGCGCAGCGGGCTGTTTGGTAGCATTGAACTCTTGGGTGGAAGTGCCGATGAGCGCGTACTCGTCGTGCCCGCAGATGCCGTAGCCACCATTGAAGGTCAAACGGTGGTGTTTGTGCCCGCAGATGAGCCAAATACGTTTAGGCCACAGCCAGTTGCGCTGGGGCGCCGCGCGGGCGGTTTGTTCGAGCTTGTCTCCGGGCTAAAAGAAGGCGACTCGCTCGCCGTCAGCGGGGCATTTACGCTCAAGAGCGCGGCAAGCACCGGCGAGCTATCCGAAGGCCACGCGCACTAA
- a CDS encoding TolC family protein: protein MVVVLATLPTVAFGQASPYRLPSDGTLDSLIAEALAARAELGASEADIRAEEAQVPQAGAFPDPTLQLGIQNDGFSSIQIGTMETSFLSIMASQTFPWPGKRQLRSDIASLEVKSAERANDKLRLAIEASVRQLYVSLLLVRDQLLLLEKLTTLWGKSAETARTVYEAGSGAQSDILRAQLELSRMKQRKIALAAQETTIVQNLNRLRGRPLADAIATTATLSSLGLPPLYDKKDALADATRKSPDIAATQIEYDRAQKAKALAKKGSLPDVTISAGVMPRGDLPPMWLLTVSAPIPIFAGRKQAQAVKESQARAEAAQATQLAIEQQLALRIAERHTALQALLASIDLYDKGLLVQSRATAESTLSQYRVGKASFASVLDANAGVLADEAAYLAMVAEAHRLLIAANEVSLAPMAVSSGVGPGAAMPTSGVASGAATVRPGEQSGGTQATPMTGGM from the coding sequence ATGGTCGTGGTTCTGGCGACCCTTCCAACAGTGGCGTTTGGCCAAGCCTCGCCTTATCGACTGCCTTCCGATGGCACGCTTGACTCGCTGATTGCTGAGGCATTGGCGGCCCGAGCGGAGCTTGGCGCTTCAGAAGCCGACATCCGTGCTGAGGAAGCACAGGTACCGCAGGCTGGTGCATTTCCTGACCCAACCCTGCAACTGGGAATCCAGAATGACGGCTTCTCCAGCATTCAAATTGGTACCATGGAGACGAGCTTCCTTTCCATCATGGCGTCGCAGACGTTCCCTTGGCCCGGGAAGCGCCAGCTTCGTTCTGACATTGCCTCGCTGGAGGTAAAGAGCGCCGAGCGTGCCAACGACAAGCTGCGTTTGGCGATTGAGGCATCCGTTCGCCAGTTGTACGTGAGTCTTTTGCTGGTGCGCGATCAGCTCTTGTTGCTGGAAAAGCTCACTACGCTATGGGGGAAGTCGGCCGAGACAGCGAGGACTGTCTACGAGGCGGGAAGCGGCGCTCAATCTGACATCTTGCGTGCACAACTGGAACTTAGTCGCATGAAGCAACGGAAAATTGCGCTGGCTGCGCAAGAGACCACCATCGTTCAGAACCTCAACCGTCTGCGCGGCAGGCCACTTGCCGATGCGATTGCAACCACCGCGACGCTCTCGAGCTTGGGCCTGCCCCCGCTGTACGATAAAAAAGACGCGCTCGCCGATGCGACCCGAAAAAGCCCAGATATTGCGGCGACGCAGATTGAATATGACAGAGCGCAAAAGGCCAAAGCGTTGGCAAAAAAGGGCAGTTTGCCTGATGTGACCATCAGCGCGGGAGTTATGCCTCGCGGAGACTTGCCTCCCATGTGGCTGTTGACTGTTTCGGCGCCCATTCCAATTTTTGCCGGTCGTAAGCAAGCGCAGGCAGTCAAAGAGAGCCAAGCACGGGCGGAGGCCGCGCAGGCGACGCAGTTGGCCATAGAGCAGCAGTTGGCACTTCGCATTGCAGAACGTCACACCGCACTACAAGCGCTTTTGGCGAGCATTGATCTCTACGACAAGGGCCTCCTCGTGCAATCGCGGGCCACAGCAGAAAGTACATTGTCACAGTACCGCGTAGGCAAAGCGAGCTTTGCTTCGGTATTGGATGCCAATGCCGGGGTTCTCGCGGACGAAGCGGCGTATTTGGCCATGGTTGCTGAAGCGCATCGATTACTGATTGCTGCCAATGAAGTCTCACTGGCTCCAATGGCCGTCTCGTCCGGTGTCGGCCCGGGTGCCGCGATGCCGACCTCAGGCGTCGCTTCTGGAGCAGCGACGGTTCGCCCCGGTGAGCAGTCAGGGGGGACGCAAGCGACTCCCATGACGGGAGGTATGTGA